The Kitasatospora paranensis genome has a window encoding:
- a CDS encoding S8 family peptidase, with amino-acid sequence MSVLRIRRARSAALGLALATAAALALPAGTAVAAAAADAPGPLLSYVVNTRADHGQVKKAERAVAALGGSVVVSYDRIGVVVARSTDPQFAVKLRASRTVESVGASRTAGIVQSADEQVSEPAAVPAAAPADGSEPLWADQWDMRQIGVDKAHRTTLGSRNVVVGILDSGIDATHEDLAANVDPALSASCINGGKADTSWQSWQPTTSDHGTHVAGTIAAAKNGKGIEGIAPNVRLAAVKVVDDGGFIYPEYAICGFVWAGEHHFKVTNNSYYIDPWLFACKNDPDQAAVMTAVRRAVEFSQRNGVLNVAAAGNENIDLAHKTTDTSSPDDTTPGTRPVDGSCLSLPTELPGVVVVSSVGVNGDKSFYSSYGLGKTTVAAPGGDSRYQLPDTPDHNGRVLSTVRGNKYAYMQGTSMASPHATGVAALLASTHPWAGPNELRAMLQHQADDHACPASYDPSGDGAWAAVCQGGASDNGFYGAGVVNAEKAAQWWRL; translated from the coding sequence ATGAGTGTTCTTCGGATACGTCGGGCCAGGTCAGCGGCGCTGGGCCTCGCCCTCGCGACCGCCGCCGCCCTGGCACTGCCGGCCGGCACCGCGGTCGCCGCCGCCGCGGCCGACGCGCCCGGGCCCCTGCTCAGTTACGTGGTGAACACCCGGGCCGACCACGGTCAGGTCAAGAAGGCGGAAAGGGCCGTCGCCGCGCTCGGCGGCAGCGTCGTCGTCTCCTACGACCGGATCGGCGTCGTGGTGGCCCGCTCCACCGACCCGCAGTTCGCCGTGAAGCTGCGCGCGTCCCGGACGGTCGAGTCGGTCGGGGCGAGCCGGACGGCCGGCATCGTGCAGAGCGCCGACGAGCAGGTCTCCGAGCCCGCCGCGGTACCGGCGGCGGCCCCCGCCGACGGCTCCGAGCCGCTCTGGGCGGACCAGTGGGACATGCGCCAGATCGGCGTCGACAAGGCCCACCGGACGACCCTGGGCAGCCGCAACGTGGTGGTCGGCATCCTCGACTCCGGCATCGACGCCACCCACGAGGACCTCGCGGCCAACGTCGACCCCGCGCTCTCCGCCTCCTGCATCAACGGCGGCAAGGCGGACACCTCCTGGCAGTCCTGGCAGCCCACCACCAGTGACCACGGCACCCACGTGGCGGGCACCATCGCGGCCGCCAAGAACGGCAAGGGCATCGAGGGCATCGCCCCGAACGTCCGGCTGGCCGCGGTCAAGGTGGTCGACGACGGCGGGTTCATCTACCCGGAGTACGCGATCTGCGGCTTCGTCTGGGCCGGTGAGCACCACTTCAAGGTGACCAACAACAGCTACTACATCGACCCGTGGCTGTTCGCCTGCAAGAACGACCCGGACCAGGCCGCGGTGATGACCGCCGTGCGCCGCGCGGTCGAGTTCTCGCAGCGCAACGGGGTGCTCAACGTGGCCGCCGCCGGCAACGAGAACATCGACCTCGCGCACAAGACCACCGACACCTCCAGCCCGGACGACACGACGCCGGGCACCCGTCCGGTGGACGGCTCCTGCCTGTCGCTGCCGACCGAACTGCCCGGCGTCGTCGTGGTGAGCTCGGTGGGCGTCAACGGCGACAAGTCCTTCTACTCCAGCTACGGCCTCGGCAAGACCACCGTGGCGGCCCCCGGCGGCGACTCCCGCTACCAGCTGCCCGACACCCCGGACCACAACGGCCGGGTGCTCTCCACCGTCCGCGGCAACAAGTACGCGTACATGCAGGGCACCTCGATGGCGTCCCCGCACGCCACCGGCGTGGCGGCGCTGCTCGCCTCCACCCACCCGTGGGCCGGCCCGAACGAGCTGCGGGCGATGCTGCAGCACCAGGCCGACGACCACGCCTGCCCCGCGTCCTACGACCCGAGCGGTGACGGCGCCTGGGCGGCCGTCTGCCAGGGCGGCGCCTCGGACAACGGCTTCTACGGCGCCGGCGTGGTGAACGCCGAGAAGGCGGCCCAGTGGTGGCGGCTGTGA
- a CDS encoding HipA family kinase translates to MLDQVTALRYLDPLRAGGSVPGVVETDDLGTYVVKFTGAAQGPKALVAEVVVGELARRLGLRVPPLVVVDFDPAVAAHEPDPEIQDILRASGGANLGMDLLPGARDFRPGMVDVDPLEAGRVVWLDAFTGNVDRTVHNPNLMVWHGRLWLIDNGAGLIFHHRWSAASAALFKPYPMNAHALGASGPDLAAADAELAPLVTEELLREVVGLVPDAWLADEPGFDSVADLREAYVAHLAARAARSSAWLPARFASAQELRAAEERKAAETAAGRPAWLKQVPNRHGLAQVEADWSRHIG, encoded by the coding sequence GTGCTCGATCAGGTGACCGCCCTCCGCTACCTCGATCCGCTGCGCGCCGGAGGCTCCGTCCCCGGCGTGGTGGAGACCGACGATCTCGGCACCTACGTGGTGAAGTTCACCGGCGCCGCGCAGGGACCGAAGGCGCTGGTCGCCGAGGTGGTGGTCGGCGAGCTGGCGCGCCGGCTCGGGCTGCGGGTGCCGCCGCTGGTGGTGGTCGACTTCGACCCGGCGGTGGCCGCGCACGAGCCCGACCCGGAGATCCAGGACATCCTGCGGGCCAGCGGCGGCGCCAACCTCGGGATGGACCTGCTGCCCGGCGCGCGCGACTTCCGGCCCGGCATGGTCGACGTCGACCCGCTGGAGGCCGGACGGGTGGTCTGGCTCGACGCGTTCACCGGCAACGTCGACCGCACCGTCCACAACCCCAACCTGATGGTGTGGCACGGACGGCTCTGGCTGATCGACAACGGCGCCGGGCTGATCTTCCACCACCGCTGGTCGGCGGCGTCCGCCGCGCTGTTCAAGCCCTACCCGATGAACGCCCACGCCCTCGGCGCGTCCGGGCCGGACCTCGCGGCCGCCGACGCCGAGCTCGCGCCGCTGGTCACCGAGGAGCTGCTGCGCGAGGTGGTCGGGCTCGTGCCGGACGCCTGGCTGGCGGACGAGCCGGGCTTCGACTCGGTGGCCGACCTGCGCGAGGCGTACGTGGCCCACCTGGCCGCCCGGGCGGCGCGGTCCTCGGCCTGGCTGCCGGCCCGTTTCGCCAGCGCCCAGGAGCTGCGCGCCGCCGAGGAGCGCAAGGCCGCCGAGACCGCCGCGGGCCGCCCGGCCTGGCTCAAGCAGGTGCCCAACCGGCACGGCCTGGCCCAGGTCGAGGCGGACTGGAGCCGCCACATCGGCTGA
- a CDS encoding SRPBCC family protein: MGKVQATTERVYPASPERVYEALADYTTVRPRLLPAQYSEYEVRAGGTGAGTQVHWKLQATESRVRDCLFTVTEPGRLTLVETDANSSMVITWTVSAAGPDDARVVLEASWQGAGGIGGFFERTFAPKGLNRIHGAVLDRLGDEIAQA; the protein is encoded by the coding sequence ATGGGCAAGGTCCAGGCCACCACCGAGCGGGTCTACCCGGCCTCCCCGGAACGGGTGTACGAGGCGCTCGCCGACTACACCACCGTGCGGCCGCGGCTGCTGCCCGCGCAGTACAGCGAGTACGAGGTGCGGGCCGGCGGCACGGGTGCCGGCACCCAGGTGCACTGGAAGCTGCAGGCCACCGAGAGCCGCGTCCGGGACTGCCTGTTCACGGTGACCGAGCCGGGCCGGCTGACGCTGGTCGAGACGGACGCCAACTCCAGCATGGTGATCACCTGGACGGTCTCCGCGGCCGGTCCGGACGACGCCAGGGTGGTGCTGGAGGCCTCCTGGCAGGGGGCCGGCGGCATCGGCGGCTTCTTCGAGCGCACCTTCGCGCCCAAGGGCCTGAACCGCATCCACGGCGCGGTCCTCGACCGCCTCGGGGACGAGATCGCCCAGGCCTGA
- a CDS encoding glycosyltransferase: protein MHLTILHVSQPVDGGVARVVVDLVRGQCADGRRVLVACPPDGRLGIEAAAAGARVIDWPARRSPGPATAGEALRLRRIVRDAAPDVLHLHSAKAGLAGRLAVRRGVPTVFQPHAWSFAAVDGALAAATRRWERFATRWADALLCVSEQERRDGEAAGLAGRWHVVPNGVDLERHGPADAPGRLAARAVLGLAADAPLAVCLGRLCRQKGQDVLLDAWPAVAARVPGARLAVVGGGPDAELLAARVRTLPDPAGVLLVGPVADPRPWLAAADVVVLPSRWEGMALAPLEAMAAARPVLLTDVPGARECLPPPPDGVPPVPPEDPEALSEHLAEALADPDACARRGARAREFVAGRHDVRRTVSQVAEVYRALLPAGVSGPPDPRVPGGRRSFIRL, encoded by the coding sequence GTGCATCTGACGATCCTTCATGTATCCCAGCCGGTCGACGGCGGGGTGGCCCGCGTGGTGGTCGACCTCGTCCGCGGACAGTGCGCGGACGGCCGGCGGGTGCTGGTCGCCTGCCCGCCCGACGGCCGCCTCGGCATCGAGGCGGCCGCCGCCGGGGCCCGGGTGATCGACTGGCCGGCCCGGCGCTCGCCGGGGCCGGCCACCGCCGGTGAGGCGCTGCGGCTGCGCCGGATCGTGCGCGATGCCGCCCCCGACGTGCTGCACCTGCACAGCGCCAAGGCGGGGCTGGCCGGCCGGCTCGCGGTGCGCCGCGGGGTGCCGACCGTCTTCCAGCCGCACGCCTGGTCGTTCGCGGCCGTGGACGGCGCGCTGGCCGCCGCCACCCGGCGCTGGGAGCGGTTCGCGACCCGCTGGGCGGACGCGCTGCTCTGCGTGAGCGAGCAGGAGCGCCGGGACGGCGAGGCCGCCGGGCTGGCCGGGCGGTGGCACGTCGTCCCGAACGGCGTCGACCTGGAACGGCACGGGCCTGCGGACGCCCCCGGCCGGCTCGCCGCCCGCGCCGTGCTCGGCCTCGCCGCCGACGCCCCGCTCGCGGTCTGCCTCGGCCGGCTCTGCCGGCAGAAGGGCCAGGACGTGCTGCTGGACGCCTGGCCGGCGGTGGCCGCCCGGGTCCCCGGCGCCCGGCTCGCGGTGGTCGGCGGCGGCCCGGACGCCGAACTCCTCGCGGCCCGCGTCCGGACGCTGCCGGACCCGGCCGGTGTGCTGCTCGTCGGCCCGGTCGCGGACCCGCGGCCCTGGCTGGCGGCGGCCGACGTGGTGGTGCTGCCCTCCAGGTGGGAGGGGATGGCGCTGGCCCCGCTGGAGGCGATGGCCGCCGCCCGGCCCGTGCTGCTGACCGATGTGCCGGGCGCCCGCGAGTGCCTGCCGCCGCCGCCCGACGGCGTACCCCCGGTGCCCCCGGAGGACCCGGAGGCGCTGTCCGAACACCTCGCCGAGGCGCTCGCCGACCCGGACGCGTGTGCCCGCCGCGGCGCCCGGGCCCGGGAGTTCGTCGCCGGCCGGCATGACGTGCGCCGGACGGTGTCGCAGGTCGCCGAGGTGTACCGGGCCCTGCTGCCGGCCGGGGTGTCCGGGCCCCCGGATCCCCGTGTCCCCGGTGGACGGCGATCGTTTATCCGACTGTGA
- a CDS encoding sugar transferase — protein MTIDHESVPRPGRPPSPRRQPGTGLLDRPAQASRSRPVPSAGRHRRPFRSRAAVPAGLLGSDVLALTAAAVTAVDTRPLHSTAVLLSVLLPLNLAGGLYRPRLTVSALDDLPALAGRAAVAVALAVTLAACLGDARPASPLRLAALVVAFTLPACLLRALVYRLLRRARRLRPSPALILGAGQLGQRVAAAMLEHREYGLRPIGFLDSQPGLLADGPALRVLGGHDALESQLRRKRIHHVVVTEGAADDAQTAAALRTATRLGCTVWLVPQLREYAALGRRGADQLWGFPVVLLARPALRRPGWPVKRALDVGAASLGLLLLSPVLAACALAVRWDTGPGVLFRQQRTGLDGQVFTLLKFRTLRPSNEHESATRWNISHDHRMGAVGRLLRRTSMDELPQLWNVVRGDMSLVGPRPERPYFVMRFGQAYPEYQDRHRVPVGLTGLAQVNGLRGDTSIEDRARFDNRYIEGWSLWQDAKILLRTAALMLNPDGS, from the coding sequence ATGACCATCGACCACGAGAGCGTGCCGCGGCCCGGACGGCCACCGTCGCCACGGCGGCAGCCCGGCACCGGCCTGCTCGACCGGCCGGCCCAGGCATCCCGCTCCCGTCCGGTGCCCTCCGCGGGCCGGCACCGCCGGCCCTTCCGCTCCCGGGCGGCCGTACCCGCCGGCCTGCTCGGCTCGGACGTCCTCGCGCTGACCGCCGCCGCCGTGACCGCCGTCGACACCCGGCCGCTGCACAGCACCGCCGTCCTGCTCTCCGTCCTGCTCCCGCTCAACCTCGCCGGCGGCCTCTACCGGCCCCGCCTCACCGTCTCCGCCCTCGACGACCTGCCCGCGCTGGCCGGCCGCGCCGCGGTCGCCGTCGCCCTGGCGGTCACCCTGGCCGCCTGCCTCGGCGACGCCCGGCCCGCCTCGCCGCTGCGCCTCGCCGCGCTGGTCGTCGCCTTCACCCTGCCCGCCTGCCTCCTGCGGGCCCTGGTCTACCGCCTGCTGCGCCGCGCCCGGCGGCTGCGCCCGAGCCCCGCCCTGATCCTGGGCGCCGGCCAGCTCGGCCAGCGGGTCGCCGCCGCGATGCTGGAGCACCGCGAGTACGGGCTGCGCCCGATCGGCTTCCTGGACTCCCAGCCCGGCCTGCTCGCCGACGGCCCGGCGCTGCGCGTCCTCGGCGGACACGACGCCCTGGAGAGCCAGTTGCGCCGCAAGCGGATCCACCACGTGGTGGTCACCGAGGGCGCCGCCGACGACGCGCAGACCGCGGCCGCGCTGCGCACCGCGACCCGGCTCGGCTGCACGGTCTGGCTGGTGCCGCAGCTGCGCGAGTACGCGGCGCTCGGCCGCCGGGGTGCCGACCAGCTCTGGGGCTTCCCGGTCGTCCTGCTGGCCCGTCCCGCGCTGCGCCGCCCCGGCTGGCCGGTCAAGCGCGCCCTGGACGTCGGCGCGGCCTCGCTCGGCCTGCTGCTGCTCTCCCCGGTGCTGGCCGCCTGCGCGCTCGCCGTCCGCTGGGACACCGGCCCCGGGGTGCTGTTCCGCCAGCAGCGCACCGGCCTCGACGGCCAGGTGTTCACGCTGCTCAAGTTCCGCACCCTGCGGCCCAGCAACGAACACGAGTCGGCGACCCGCTGGAACATCTCGCACGACCACCGGATGGGCGCCGTCGGCCGGCTGCTGCGCCGGACGTCGATGGACGAACTGCCGCAGCTGTGGAACGTCGTCCGCGGCGACATGAGCCTGGTCGGCCCGCGCCCCGAACGCCCCTACTTCGTCATGCGGTTCGGCCAGGCCTACCCCGAGTACCAGGACCGCCACCGGGTGCCGGTCGGCCTCACCGGGCTCGCCCAGGTCAACGGGTTGCGCGGGGACACCTCGATCGAGGACCGGGCCCGCTTCGACAACCGCTACATCGAGGGCTGGAGCCTCTGGCAGGACGCCAAGATCCTCCTCCGCACGGCCGCCCTGATGCTCAACCCGGACGGGAGCTGA
- a CDS encoding O-antigen ligase family protein translates to MALSLQLAEPAAALRRIPVRRHLPALAACATVLLVCVPTGEKDVTAAVHITPADLASLALVALVGLELLRGRAARLDTAACLLFAAVVCAAGAATLASIDPAASVTGFVRLVQVFVLVPAAVACALRDPLDRRLVLGSFVAAALVEGAVGAHQYLTRTGASYTGQPIRAVGTFGALDIMAMSTVVSFGLLAALALALGERGPHGNRALRRGLYAAAAFLTFPLAVSFSRGSWIACTVAVTVLLLRADARLVVRGVLLAAAAAVVLVGGLGLGSSGVAERLGSIGSVQAAPDQSVSDRYDLWTTATRIWQDHPATGAGPKAFQQLRDGHAPLRLSSGSDAEDATIGFQREPLLSPHNMYFLVLSEQGLLGIVAYAALFLALLLGCLRRAAGPGLAALGLLTWVLVDFLYADIGGTTTVLTSVVLGLAARTAFPDPRGPETA, encoded by the coding sequence GTGGCGCTCTCGCTCCAACTCGCCGAACCGGCAGCAGCGTTGCGCCGCATTCCGGTGCGACGCCACCTGCCCGCGCTGGCCGCCTGCGCCACCGTGCTGCTGGTCTGCGTCCCCACCGGCGAGAAGGACGTCACCGCCGCCGTCCACATCACCCCCGCCGACCTCGCCTCGCTCGCCCTGGTCGCGCTGGTCGGCCTGGAGCTGCTGCGCGGCCGGGCGGCCCGCCTGGACACCGCCGCCTGCCTGCTGTTCGCGGCGGTGGTCTGCGCCGCCGGCGCGGCCACCCTGGCCTCGATCGACCCGGCGGCCTCCGTCACCGGCTTCGTCCGGCTCGTCCAGGTCTTCGTCCTCGTCCCGGCCGCGGTGGCCTGCGCCCTGCGCGACCCGCTCGACCGGCGGCTGGTGCTCGGCTCGTTCGTCGCCGCCGCCCTGGTGGAGGGCGCGGTCGGCGCGCACCAGTACCTGACCCGGACGGGCGCCTCCTACACCGGCCAACCCATCCGCGCGGTGGGCACGTTCGGCGCGCTGGACATCATGGCGATGTCCACCGTGGTCAGCTTCGGCCTGCTCGCCGCCCTCGCGCTGGCGCTCGGCGAACGCGGACCGCACGGCAACCGCGCGCTGCGCCGCGGTCTGTACGCGGCCGCCGCGTTCCTCACCTTCCCGCTGGCCGTCTCGTTCAGCCGCGGCAGCTGGATCGCCTGCACGGTAGCGGTCACCGTGCTGCTGCTGCGCGCCGACGCCCGGCTCGTCGTCCGCGGCGTCCTGCTGGCCGCCGCCGCGGCCGTGGTCCTGGTCGGCGGGCTCGGCCTCGGCTCCTCCGGGGTCGCCGAGCGGCTCGGCAGCATCGGCTCCGTGCAGGCCGCACCCGACCAGTCCGTCAGCGACCGCTACGACCTGTGGACGACCGCCACCCGGATCTGGCAGGACCACCCCGCCACCGGCGCCGGACCGAAGGCCTTCCAGCAGCTGCGCGACGGCCACGCCCCGCTGCGGCTCTCCTCCGGCAGCGACGCCGAGGACGCCACGATCGGCTTCCAGCGCGAGCCCCTGCTCTCCCCGCACAACATGTACTTCCTGGTGCTCAGCGAGCAGGGCCTGCTCGGCATCGTGGCGTACGCAGCGCTGTTCCTCGCCCTGCTGCTGGGGTGCCTGCGCCGGGCGGCGGGCCCGGGCCTGGCCGCGCTCGGCCTGCTCACCTGGGTGCTGGTCGACTTCCTCTACGCGGACATCGGCGGCACCACGACCGTGCTGACCTCGGTGGTGCTCGGCCTCGCGGCCCGGACGGCCTTCCCCGACCCGCGCGGCCCGGAGACGGCATGA
- a CDS encoding lipid II flippase MurJ — protein MLSAAGSGLGLLRDLLLARYFGANQGTDAFLVAWTVPETAAPLLIEDAMAFLMVPAFSLALVLREERPHGPDPVRELVRATLPWLLLALCTLTLAAALGAGPLVGLLAPGLADPGLAVTCTRVTALTILPFGVVGYLCSMLRAHHTFTAPAGIYVAYNLGILAVLLTGHTVLGVGSAAVGVTLGSLLMAGLLLGPAARRLRARGRSAPVAGAAGGGLVLIPLAILPVAAFTLTRQAQVFIERYLGSGLPPGTISHLNYAAKVSQLAMTAGILIVTVTFPLVARALAAGDLKAARDRVEKDLGQAAAVVLLGTAFLMACAPSVVALLFQRGAFGPHDTAATAAVIRVYSFGLPAQALIGVMVRPFFSVRPVVRRAGEAQPAAGRRALDWYPVAAMALGLVVTVAVGVTATPRFGAPGLAAGNAAGITTTAVLLLRGLLLRGIALRLRQVLGGQLRLLAAAVAASAAGAVAAGQVAAPLAATLLGGLVVVAVFALFGTVLGAAEVRGPVRAVLRAAGPVVPAGEGKSHGR, from the coding sequence GTGCTCAGCGCCGCCGGCTCCGGGCTCGGTCTGCTCCGCGACCTGCTGCTGGCCCGCTACTTCGGCGCCAACCAGGGCACCGACGCCTTCCTCGTGGCCTGGACGGTGCCGGAGACCGCCGCGCCGCTGCTGATCGAGGACGCGATGGCCTTCCTGATGGTCCCGGCCTTCAGCCTGGCCCTCGTCCTGCGCGAGGAGCGGCCGCACGGCCCCGACCCGGTAAGGGAGTTGGTGCGCGCCACCCTGCCGTGGCTGCTGCTCGCCCTGTGCACCCTGACCCTGGCGGCGGCGCTCGGGGCGGGCCCGCTGGTCGGCCTGCTGGCCCCGGGGCTGGCCGATCCCGGCCTCGCCGTCACCTGCACCCGGGTCACCGCGCTGACCATCCTGCCGTTCGGCGTCGTCGGGTACCTCTGCTCGATGCTGCGCGCCCACCACACCTTCACCGCACCGGCCGGCATCTACGTCGCCTACAACCTGGGCATCCTGGCGGTGCTGCTGACCGGCCACACCGTCCTCGGGGTCGGCTCGGCGGCCGTCGGCGTGACCCTCGGCAGCCTGCTGATGGCGGGTCTGCTGCTCGGCCCGGCGGCCCGCCGGCTCCGGGCGCGCGGCCGCTCGGCCCCGGTGGCGGGCGCCGCCGGCGGCGGCCTGGTGCTGATCCCGCTGGCGATACTGCCGGTGGCCGCCTTCACCCTGACCCGGCAGGCCCAGGTCTTCATCGAGCGCTACCTCGGATCGGGCCTGCCACCGGGCACCATCTCGCACCTGAACTACGCCGCCAAGGTCTCCCAACTGGCGATGACCGCAGGGATCCTGATCGTCACGGTGACCTTCCCGCTGGTGGCCAGGGCCCTTGCCGCGGGGGATCTGAAGGCCGCCCGGGACCGGGTCGAGAAGGACCTCGGCCAGGCCGCCGCGGTCGTCCTGCTCGGCACCGCCTTCCTGATGGCCTGCGCGCCGTCCGTGGTGGCGCTGCTGTTCCAGCGCGGCGCCTTCGGCCCGCACGACACCGCCGCCACCGCCGCGGTGATCCGGGTGTACTCCTTCGGACTGCCCGCGCAGGCGCTGATCGGTGTGATGGTCCGGCCGTTCTTCTCCGTCCGCCCGGTGGTCCGCCGGGCCGGGGAGGCGCAGCCCGCGGCCGGCCGCCGGGCCCTCGACTGGTACCCGGTCGCCGCGATGGCACTCGGCCTGGTGGTCACCGTGGCGGTGGGGGTGACCGCGACCCCGCGGTTCGGCGCGCCGGGCCTGGCCGCCGGCAACGCCGCCGGGATCACGACCACCGCCGTCCTGCTGCTGCGCGGGCTGCTGCTGCGCGGTATCGCGCTCCGCCTGCGCCAGGTGCTCGGCGGGCAACTCCGGCTGCTGGCCGCCGCGGTGGCCGCGTCCGCGGCCGGGGCCGTGGCGGCGGGCCAGGTGGCGGCGCCGCTCGCCGCCACTCTGCTCGGCGGGCTGGTCGTGGTGGCGGTGTTCGCCCTGTTCGGCACCGTCCTCGGCGCGGCCGAGGTCCGCGGGCCGGTACGTGCCGTCCTCCGGGCGGCGGGCCCGGTCGTCCCGGCCGGAGAAGGGAAGTCCCATGGACGCTGA
- a CDS encoding polysaccharide deacetylase family protein yields MDAEAVRGPGLPVAADAPRSAPWILMYHSVAHEDEDPYLLTVSPERFAAQMGWLARSGRRGVSVRELLRARAAGAAAGLVGLTFDDGYADFARYAVPVLRRYGFTATAYVVPDLLGGDNGWDPEGPRKPLLTVDEVVQLAAAGWEIGSHGLGHTALPGLRADELAEQTRGSRRVLEQLVGRPVTGFCYPYGAVDRAAALAVEAAGYQYACAIEHSELTGRFALPRCYVGDRDGAWRLRAKQGRHHWRDAVTGLRRAPVPAPQEAVR; encoded by the coding sequence ATGGACGCTGAAGCCGTCCGAGGTCCGGGCCTGCCGGTGGCGGCGGACGCCCCCAGGTCGGCGCCCTGGATCCTGATGTACCACTCGGTGGCGCACGAGGACGAGGACCCGTACCTGCTCACCGTCAGCCCGGAGCGGTTCGCCGCCCAGATGGGCTGGCTGGCGCGCAGCGGGCGCCGCGGGGTGAGCGTGCGGGAGCTGCTGCGGGCCCGGGCCGCCGGCGCCGCCGCCGGGCTGGTCGGTCTCACCTTCGACGACGGCTACGCCGACTTCGCCCGGTACGCCGTCCCGGTGCTCCGCCGGTACGGCTTCACCGCCACCGCCTACGTGGTGCCGGACCTGCTCGGCGGCGACAACGGCTGGGATCCGGAGGGCCCCCGCAAGCCGCTGCTGACGGTCGACGAGGTCGTGCAGCTGGCCGCCGCGGGCTGGGAGATCGGTTCGCACGGGCTCGGCCACACCGCGCTGCCGGGGCTGCGCGCGGACGAGCTCGCCGAGCAGACCCGCGGCAGCCGACGCGTGCTGGAGCAGCTGGTCGGCAGGCCGGTGACCGGCTTCTGCTACCCGTACGGTGCGGTGGACCGGGCCGCCGCGCTGGCCGTCGAGGCGGCCGGCTACCAGTACGCCTGCGCGATCGAGCACAGCGAGCTGACCGGCCGGTTCGCGCTGCCGCGCTGCTACGTCGGCGACCGCGACGGTGCCTGGCGGCTGCGCGCCAAGCAGGGCCGGCACCACTGGCGGGACGCCGTGACCGGGCTGCGCCGGGCCCCGGTGCCCGCCCCGCAGGAGGCGGTCCGGTGA